The following are from one region of the Magallana gigas chromosome 6, xbMagGiga1.1, whole genome shotgun sequence genome:
- the LOC105329594 gene encoding repulsive guidance molecule B isoform X2 — MSRDHILNSREYRSERSSAGRVEPSVHEWKGMASLSYPPMPPILSLVVIFILVYLIDTSNACGMQLCYDRWRTAASAADNGLIKPPNGEIPACVAHRTHLFCLIAEELNCRTNLQYQMTKRGIIHKMKNDKCYEGGDVFNASAVMDKGIIIRPNNLICTFRSKYDKTPIKYQHCGLFGDPHLRTFKDEFQTCKVEGAWSLVQNKYIMIMVTNNPVKDHGAATATSKLTVVIKKNEDCASHDFVTYRARTNYLPGTFENGRSDVGPDKSVAIQVMEPGKHVEIYLRFIDTTIRVRQIGRYFTFAIKMPQEIVEQSLGDDTQQLCVQGCPEQEQINYKKYLAEKRKIMDLNQGDIAMTSERASELCRQSQVVDFYFDSCVFDLMTTGDENFTIAAHQLLEDLTELSPDIVKTQENRTYLNYEEIHPSSGCRLKSNFIPWTCALAVLLCFLFDQRNS; from the exons ATGTCACGTGATCATATCTTGAATAGCAG AGAGTATCGGAGTGAACGTTCATCGGCTGGCCGAGTTGAACCCTCTGTACACGAATGGAAGGGTATGGCCTCCCTGTCTTATCCACCTATGCCCCCTATCCTGAGCTTGGTGGTTATTTTTATTCTGGTGTACTTAATCGACACAA GTAATGCCTGTGGCATGCAATTGTGTTATGATCGTTGGAGAACGGCTGCAAGTGCAGCGGACAATGGCTTGATCAAACCACCTAATGGAGAAATTCCTGCATGTGTAGCACACCGCACTCACTTATTTTGTCTTATAGCGGAGGAGCTAAACTGCCGCACCAACTTGCAATATCAGATGACCAAACGTGGAATAatccacaaaatgaaaaatgacaaatgtTACGAAGGTGGAGATGTTTTTAACGCGAGTGCAGTAATGGACAAAGGTATAATTATACGGCCAAACAATTTGATTTGTACTTTTCGAAGTAAATACGATAAAACTCCGATCAAGTACCAGCATTGTGGACTGTTCGGTGATCCACATTTACGAACGTTTAAGGACGAATTTCAAACATGCAAAGTGGAGGGTGCTTGGTCACTAGTACAGAACAAGTACATTATGATTATGGTCACAAATAACCCAGTAAAAGACCACGGTGCAGCCACTGCCACAAGCAAG TTGACTGTTGTGATAAAGAAGAATGAAGACTGTGCTTCACATGACTTTGTGACGTATAGAGCTAGGACTAACTACTTACCAGGAACGTTCGAAAATGGCCGCTCCGATGTCGGACCAGACAAAAGCGTGGCCATACAAGTGATGGAACCTGGGAAGCATGTAGAAATTTATTTACGGTTCATTGATACTACCATACGGGTGCGACAGATTGGACGCTATTTCACATTTGCCATAAAAATGCCGCAAGAAATTGTGGAACAGTCACTAGGCGATGATACTCAGCAATTATGTGTGCAAGGATGCCCCGAACAGGagcaaattaattataaaaaatatctggCCGAGAAGCGAAAAATTATGGACCTGAATCAGGGCGATATTGCAATGACCAGTGAACGAGCGAGCGAGTTGTGTCGGCAGTCGCAAGTTGTGGATTTTTATTTCGATTCGTGTGTGTTTGATCTCATGACCACTGGGGACGAGAATTTCACCATTGCAGCACATCAGTTATTGGAGGATTTAACAGAACTATCGCCAGACATTGTAAAAACTCAGGAAAATAGAACATATTTGAACTACGAAGAAATCCATCCGTCTAGTGGTTGCAGATTAAAAAGTAACTTTATTCCTTGGACTTGTGCTTTAGCAGTTCTcttgtgttttttatttgatcagagGAACTCATAA
- the LOC105329594 gene encoding repulsive guidance molecule B isoform X1, with the protein MFVILKQRAKSREYRSERSSAGRVEPSVHEWKGMASLSYPPMPPILSLVVIFILVYLIDTSNACGMQLCYDRWRTAASAADNGLIKPPNGEIPACVAHRTHLFCLIAEELNCRTNLQYQMTKRGIIHKMKNDKCYEGGDVFNASAVMDKGIIIRPNNLICTFRSKYDKTPIKYQHCGLFGDPHLRTFKDEFQTCKVEGAWSLVQNKYIMIMVTNNPVKDHGAATATSKLTVVIKKNEDCASHDFVTYRARTNYLPGTFENGRSDVGPDKSVAIQVMEPGKHVEIYLRFIDTTIRVRQIGRYFTFAIKMPQEIVEQSLGDDTQQLCVQGCPEQEQINYKKYLAEKRKIMDLNQGDIAMTSERASELCRQSQVVDFYFDSCVFDLMTTGDENFTIAAHQLLEDLTELSPDIVKTQENRTYLNYEEIHPSSGCRLKSNFIPWTCALAVLLCFLFDQRNS; encoded by the exons atgtttgTCATTCTGAAACAGAGAGCAAAATCCAG AGAGTATCGGAGTGAACGTTCATCGGCTGGCCGAGTTGAACCCTCTGTACACGAATGGAAGGGTATGGCCTCCCTGTCTTATCCACCTATGCCCCCTATCCTGAGCTTGGTGGTTATTTTTATTCTGGTGTACTTAATCGACACAA GTAATGCCTGTGGCATGCAATTGTGTTATGATCGTTGGAGAACGGCTGCAAGTGCAGCGGACAATGGCTTGATCAAACCACCTAATGGAGAAATTCCTGCATGTGTAGCACACCGCACTCACTTATTTTGTCTTATAGCGGAGGAGCTAAACTGCCGCACCAACTTGCAATATCAGATGACCAAACGTGGAATAatccacaaaatgaaaaatgacaaatgtTACGAAGGTGGAGATGTTTTTAACGCGAGTGCAGTAATGGACAAAGGTATAATTATACGGCCAAACAATTTGATTTGTACTTTTCGAAGTAAATACGATAAAACTCCGATCAAGTACCAGCATTGTGGACTGTTCGGTGATCCACATTTACGAACGTTTAAGGACGAATTTCAAACATGCAAAGTGGAGGGTGCTTGGTCACTAGTACAGAACAAGTACATTATGATTATGGTCACAAATAACCCAGTAAAAGACCACGGTGCAGCCACTGCCACAAGCAAG TTGACTGTTGTGATAAAGAAGAATGAAGACTGTGCTTCACATGACTTTGTGACGTATAGAGCTAGGACTAACTACTTACCAGGAACGTTCGAAAATGGCCGCTCCGATGTCGGACCAGACAAAAGCGTGGCCATACAAGTGATGGAACCTGGGAAGCATGTAGAAATTTATTTACGGTTCATTGATACTACCATACGGGTGCGACAGATTGGACGCTATTTCACATTTGCCATAAAAATGCCGCAAGAAATTGTGGAACAGTCACTAGGCGATGATACTCAGCAATTATGTGTGCAAGGATGCCCCGAACAGGagcaaattaattataaaaaatatctggCCGAGAAGCGAAAAATTATGGACCTGAATCAGGGCGATATTGCAATGACCAGTGAACGAGCGAGCGAGTTGTGTCGGCAGTCGCAAGTTGTGGATTTTTATTTCGATTCGTGTGTGTTTGATCTCATGACCACTGGGGACGAGAATTTCACCATTGCAGCACATCAGTTATTGGAGGATTTAACAGAACTATCGCCAGACATTGTAAAAACTCAGGAAAATAGAACATATTTGAACTACGAAGAAATCCATCCGTCTAGTGGTTGCAGATTAAAAAGTAACTTTATTCCTTGGACTTGTGCTTTAGCAGTTCTcttgtgttttttatttgatcagagGAACTCATAA
- the LOC105329594 gene encoding repulsive guidance molecule B isoform X3 encodes MASLSYPPMPPILSLVVIFILVYLIDTSNACGMQLCYDRWRTAASAADNGLIKPPNGEIPACVAHRTHLFCLIAEELNCRTNLQYQMTKRGIIHKMKNDKCYEGGDVFNASAVMDKGIIIRPNNLICTFRSKYDKTPIKYQHCGLFGDPHLRTFKDEFQTCKVEGAWSLVQNKYIMIMVTNNPVKDHGAATATSKLTVVIKKNEDCASHDFVTYRARTNYLPGTFENGRSDVGPDKSVAIQVMEPGKHVEIYLRFIDTTIRVRQIGRYFTFAIKMPQEIVEQSLGDDTQQLCVQGCPEQEQINYKKYLAEKRKIMDLNQGDIAMTSERASELCRQSQVVDFYFDSCVFDLMTTGDENFTIAAHQLLEDLTELSPDIVKTQENRTYLNYEEIHPSSGCRLKSNFIPWTCALAVLLCFLFDQRNS; translated from the exons ATGGCCTCCCTGTCTTATCCACCTATGCCCCCTATCCTGAGCTTGGTGGTTATTTTTATTCTGGTGTACTTAATCGACACAA GTAATGCCTGTGGCATGCAATTGTGTTATGATCGTTGGAGAACGGCTGCAAGTGCAGCGGACAATGGCTTGATCAAACCACCTAATGGAGAAATTCCTGCATGTGTAGCACACCGCACTCACTTATTTTGTCTTATAGCGGAGGAGCTAAACTGCCGCACCAACTTGCAATATCAGATGACCAAACGTGGAATAatccacaaaatgaaaaatgacaaatgtTACGAAGGTGGAGATGTTTTTAACGCGAGTGCAGTAATGGACAAAGGTATAATTATACGGCCAAACAATTTGATTTGTACTTTTCGAAGTAAATACGATAAAACTCCGATCAAGTACCAGCATTGTGGACTGTTCGGTGATCCACATTTACGAACGTTTAAGGACGAATTTCAAACATGCAAAGTGGAGGGTGCTTGGTCACTAGTACAGAACAAGTACATTATGATTATGGTCACAAATAACCCAGTAAAAGACCACGGTGCAGCCACTGCCACAAGCAAG TTGACTGTTGTGATAAAGAAGAATGAAGACTGTGCTTCACATGACTTTGTGACGTATAGAGCTAGGACTAACTACTTACCAGGAACGTTCGAAAATGGCCGCTCCGATGTCGGACCAGACAAAAGCGTGGCCATACAAGTGATGGAACCTGGGAAGCATGTAGAAATTTATTTACGGTTCATTGATACTACCATACGGGTGCGACAGATTGGACGCTATTTCACATTTGCCATAAAAATGCCGCAAGAAATTGTGGAACAGTCACTAGGCGATGATACTCAGCAATTATGTGTGCAAGGATGCCCCGAACAGGagcaaattaattataaaaaatatctggCCGAGAAGCGAAAAATTATGGACCTGAATCAGGGCGATATTGCAATGACCAGTGAACGAGCGAGCGAGTTGTGTCGGCAGTCGCAAGTTGTGGATTTTTATTTCGATTCGTGTGTGTTTGATCTCATGACCACTGGGGACGAGAATTTCACCATTGCAGCACATCAGTTATTGGAGGATTTAACAGAACTATCGCCAGACATTGTAAAAACTCAGGAAAATAGAACATATTTGAACTACGAAGAAATCCATCCGTCTAGTGGTTGCAGATTAAAAAGTAACTTTATTCCTTGGACTTGTGCTTTAGCAGTTCTcttgtgttttttatttgatcagagGAACTCATAA